The following proteins are encoded in a genomic region of Pseudomonas sp. Os17:
- a CDS encoding GNAT family N-acetyltransferase, with product MEHLELRPAARDDWPCLENLMQFYLYELSRWLPIKLAAQGLYALQSLDDYWRHPATHPWLILVAGELAGFAVVDQQRCDSDARHNLGYLFIARRFRRLGVGRQVAQQLFEQHKGPWQVMHFEANLPARDFWQAMLAGQTPTSIVAQGYPASLYRWPG from the coding sequence ATGGAACACCTCGAACTGCGCCCGGCCGCTCGCGACGACTGGCCCTGCCTGGAAAACCTCATGCAGTTCTATCTCTATGAGCTGAGCCGGTGGCTGCCCATCAAACTGGCGGCCCAGGGGCTGTATGCCCTGCAGTCCCTGGACGACTACTGGCGCCACCCGGCCACCCATCCCTGGCTGATCCTGGTGGCGGGAGAGCTGGCGGGCTTTGCCGTCGTCGACCAGCAACGCTGCGACAGCGATGCCCGCCACAATCTCGGCTACCTGTTCATTGCCCGACGGTTCCGGCGCCTGGGCGTCGGCCGGCAGGTGGCGCAACAGCTGTTCGAGCAGCACAAGGGGCCCTGGCAGGTGATGCACTTCGAGGCCAACCTGCCCGCCCGGGATTTCTGGCAGGCCATGCTGGCGGGGCAAACCCCGACCTCGATCGTCGCCCAGGGCTATCCCGCCAGCCTGTACCGTTGGCCGGGCTGA
- a CDS encoding sigma-70 family RNA polymerase sigma factor: MSLPESLFDHAGCIAACARGERQALEALYHEEGPRLLGVARRLVRDTALAEDILHDAFIRIWQGASSFDPERGSARGWMFSITRHLALNFLRRHGREVPIDEPYPEYPQALDVLAMSTAPATALADAGRLEHCLGQLPSQRRECLLQAYVDGYSHGEIAARMATPLGTVKAWIKRSLSALRECLG, encoded by the coding sequence TTGTCTCTACCCGAATCCCTGTTTGACCACGCAGGCTGTATCGCCGCTTGTGCCCGAGGCGAGCGCCAGGCCCTGGAGGCCCTCTATCACGAGGAAGGGCCGCGCCTGCTTGGCGTCGCCAGACGCCTGGTACGCGACACGGCCCTGGCTGAAGACATCCTGCACGACGCCTTCATTCGAATCTGGCAAGGGGCAAGCAGTTTCGACCCGGAACGGGGCAGTGCCCGCGGCTGGATGTTCAGCATCACCCGGCATCTGGCGCTGAATTTCCTGCGCCGCCATGGCCGTGAGGTGCCCATTGATGAACCCTATCCCGAATACCCCCAAGCCCTTGATGTGCTGGCCATGAGCACGGCGCCAGCCACCGCGCTGGCTGATGCCGGACGTCTTGAGCATTGCCTGGGGCAACTGCCCTCGCAACGCCGCGAGTGTCTCCTGCAGGCCTATGTGGACGGTTATTCACACGGGGAGATTGCCGCCAGGATGGCCACCCCGCTGGGGACGGTCAAAGCCTGGATCAAACGCAGCCTCAGTGCTTTACGGGAGTGCCTGGGATGA
- a CDS encoding ribonuclease T2 family protein, with translation MRKFFALMAALVLTLGLVGISDARQPKQQRDSVAGTFDYYLLTLSWSPTFCLMHPENEQCSGKGYGLVLHGLWPQYAKGGWPESCPPLTPLTPQERAKGLTLFPTAKLMNHEWTKHGTCSGLGGMGYLDAADRALGSVKIPEVLQPSTTVRYLPATEIARQLRQSNPGIGENGVAILCSGPELSEVRVCLTRDLEFGPCGKGVKTQCRAGDIRIPPIR, from the coding sequence ATGAGAAAGTTTTTTGCCCTGATGGCGGCCCTGGTGCTGACCCTGGGGCTGGTGGGCATCAGCGACGCACGTCAGCCCAAACAGCAGCGGGACTCGGTGGCGGGGACCTTCGACTACTACCTGCTGACCCTGTCCTGGTCGCCGACTTTCTGCCTGATGCACCCGGAAAACGAGCAATGCTCGGGCAAGGGCTACGGCCTGGTCCTCCACGGCCTGTGGCCGCAGTACGCCAAGGGCGGCTGGCCCGAATCCTGTCCACCCCTGACCCCGTTGACCCCGCAAGAGCGGGCCAAGGGCCTGACCCTGTTTCCCACCGCCAAGCTGATGAACCATGAGTGGACCAAGCACGGCACCTGCAGCGGCCTGGGGGGCATGGGTTACCTGGACGCGGCGGACAGGGCCCTGGGCTCGGTCAAGATTCCCGAGGTCCTGCAGCCTTCGACCACGGTGCGCTACTTGCCTGCCACTGAAATTGCCCGGCAGTTGCGCCAGAGCAACCCGGGCATCGGGGAAAACGGCGTGGCCATTCTCTGCAGCGGTCCCGAGCTGTCCGAGGTGCGCGTGTGCCTGACCCGGGACCTGGAGTTCGGCCCGTGCGGCAAAGGGGTGAAGACCCAGTGTCGGGCCGGCGACATCCGCATCCCGCCGATCCGCTGA
- a CDS encoding HD domain-containing phosphohydrolase yields MEEPQSVEPGRRPCLLLVDDEESILNSLRRLLRGQPYDVLLADSGARALEMLAERPVDLVMSDARMPNMDGATLLARVRESYPGTRRILLTGYADVSTIIKAVNQGQIHQYLSKPWNDEELLLILRQGLEHQQAERELKRLQQLVLEQNRQLKASNAGLEQRVASRTAELQQTADMLDLAYEELKHSYVTATEVFSLLANLRLPADKQTNRKIIELVRACCTAHGLDESASRDLAMAAALYNIGKLSWSDAMLVAPADLLRHTEQERYRAYPEQSESVLMALEPMQDAARLILHHQERWDGSGFPRHLKGEAIPWGSRLLKLAVDFIELQCGLILERHMNSDEALLFIRKYAGRLYDPNLVESFVQVCAAYLSDVTVDDPSVRVLGTRELQAGMVLRRNLNADNGMLLLNAGKVLSEPLVHKLIAFEAMEGARYSVFVSVPEQVAALDVGH; encoded by the coding sequence ATGGAAGAGCCGCAGTCCGTCGAACCTGGCCGGCGTCCCTGCCTGTTGCTGGTGGATGACGAAGAATCGATTCTCAACAGCCTGCGGCGCCTGCTGCGCGGCCAACCTTATGACGTGCTACTGGCCGACAGCGGCGCCAGGGCCCTGGAGATGCTCGCCGAGCGTCCGGTTGACCTGGTGATGAGCGACGCGCGCATGCCCAACATGGACGGCGCCACCTTGCTGGCCCGGGTGCGCGAGAGCTATCCGGGCACCCGGCGCATTCTGCTGACCGGCTACGCCGACGTGAGCACCATCATAAAGGCGGTCAACCAGGGGCAGATCCACCAATACCTGAGCAAACCCTGGAATGACGAAGAACTGCTGCTGATCCTGCGTCAGGGGCTGGAGCACCAGCAGGCCGAACGTGAACTCAAGCGCCTGCAGCAACTGGTGCTGGAGCAGAACCGCCAGCTCAAGGCCAGCAATGCCGGGCTGGAACAGCGGGTGGCGTCACGCACCGCGGAGCTGCAGCAGACCGCCGACATGCTGGACCTGGCCTATGAGGAGCTCAAGCACAGTTACGTCACCGCCACCGAGGTGTTCTCGCTGCTGGCCAACCTGCGCCTGCCGGCGGACAAGCAGACCAACCGCAAGATCATCGAGCTGGTGCGCGCCTGCTGCACAGCCCATGGCCTGGATGAGAGCGCCAGCCGCGACCTGGCCATGGCCGCCGCCCTGTACAACATCGGCAAGCTGAGCTGGAGCGATGCCATGCTGGTCGCCCCCGCGGACCTGTTGCGCCATACCGAACAGGAGCGCTACCGGGCCTATCCCGAGCAGAGCGAGTCGGTGCTGATGGCCCTGGAGCCGATGCAGGACGCGGCACGCCTGATCCTGCATCACCAGGAACGCTGGGACGGCAGCGGTTTTCCCCGGCACCTCAAGGGCGAGGCGATTCCCTGGGGCTCGCGCCTGCTCAAGCTGGCGGTGGATTTCATCGAGTTGCAGTGCGGGCTGATCCTGGAGCGCCACATGAACAGCGACGAAGCCCTGCTGTTCATTCGCAAGTACGCCGGTCGCCTGTACGACCCCAATCTGGTGGAAAGCTTCGTCCAGGTCTGCGCGGCCTATCTGAGTGACGTGACCGTCGATGATCCAAGCGTCAGGGTCCTGGGCACCCGGGAGTTGCAGGCCGGGATGGTCCTGCGTCGCAACCTCAATGCCGACAACGGCATGTTGCTGCTCAATGCCGGCAAGGTGCTCAGCGAGCCGCTGGTGCACAAGCTGATCGCCTTCGAGGCCATGGAAGGGGCCCGCTACAGCGTCTTTGTCAGCGTGCCCGAGCAGGTCGCGGCACTGGATGTTGGTCACTGA
- a CDS encoding anti-sigma factor, with protein sequence MKIAPRDDSDPALQALASEYVLGTLDAEQRRLLEQRLPHEPALRNAVHSWEQRLHPLTALAAPVTPSPRLWRRIERSLEQLAEPGPVSASGNPGRFNSLALWRGLAAAGLAASVLLASLLMLRPPAPPGYLVVLVAPQDKSPGWVVQANDTRELQLIPLGSIEVPADKALEFWTKADDWQGPVSLGLVKPGQPLRVPLDHLPPLQTNQLFELTLEDRQGSALGRPSGPVQFIGRAVKTL encoded by the coding sequence ATGAAGATCGCGCCACGGGACGACAGCGATCCCGCGCTCCAGGCCCTGGCCAGTGAATATGTCCTGGGCACCCTGGACGCCGAACAACGGCGCCTGCTCGAACAGCGCCTGCCCCATGAGCCCGCCTTGCGTAACGCCGTGCACAGCTGGGAACAACGCCTGCATCCACTCACCGCTTTGGCCGCTCCCGTCACGCCGTCGCCCCGGCTCTGGCGGCGTATAGAACGCAGCCTGGAGCAACTGGCTGAACCTGGGCCGGTTTCGGCTTCCGGCAACCCCGGGCGCTTCAACTCCCTGGCGCTGTGGCGCGGACTGGCCGCTGCCGGCCTGGCCGCCAGTGTCCTGTTGGCCAGCCTGCTGATGCTGCGCCCCCCTGCCCCGCCCGGTTACCTGGTGGTGCTGGTCGCCCCTCAGGACAAATCACCCGGTTGGGTGGTGCAGGCCAATGACACCCGGGAGTTGCAGTTGATTCCACTGGGCAGCATCGAGGTTCCGGCGGACAAGGCCCTGGAGTTCTGGACCAAGGCCGACGATTGGCAGGGCCCGGTGTCTCTAGGACTGGTCAAGCCCGGTCAGCCGCTACGTGTGCCGCTTGATCACCTGCCGCCCCTGCAAACCAATCAGTTGTTCGAATTGACCCTGGAGGACCGCCAAGGCTCGGCGCTAGGCAGGCCCAGCGGCCCGGTGCAGTTCATTGGGCGCGCGGTAAAAACCCTGTAG
- a CDS encoding DUF3455 domain-containing protein, whose protein sequence is MHARQRLLCLSATLTIACLGALPAAQAQSALPDSIKVPEGHKVALETVGTGEITYECRDKANAPGETEWFFVGPKAVLSDRGGKVLGDYFGPPATWQAKDGSKITGTQVAVAPSSPGNLPYQLVKANPAEGKGLMSGISYIQRVALKGGVAPGSACTAANKGTRETVKYQADYIFWAAR, encoded by the coding sequence ATGCACGCCAGACAACGTCTTCTCTGCCTCAGCGCAACCCTGACCATCGCCTGCCTCGGCGCCCTGCCCGCCGCCCAGGCGCAGAGCGCATTGCCCGACAGCATCAAGGTGCCAGAGGGCCACAAAGTTGCCCTGGAAACCGTGGGCACCGGTGAAATCACCTACGAATGCCGGGACAAGGCCAACGCACCGGGCGAGACCGAGTGGTTCTTCGTCGGTCCCAAGGCGGTGCTCAGCGATCGCGGCGGCAAAGTGCTGGGTGACTACTTCGGCCCACCGGCCACCTGGCAGGCCAAGGACGGTTCGAAGATCACCGGGACCCAGGTCGCCGTGGCACCGTCCAGCCCCGGCAACCTGCCCTATCAACTGGTCAAGGCCAATCCGGCCGAAGGCAAGGGGCTGATGAGCGGCATCAGCTACATTCAGCGAGTGGCCCTCAAGGGCGGCGTGGCCCCCGGCAGTGCTTGTACCGCGGCCAACAAGGGCACCCGCGAAACAGTGAAATACCAGGCGGACTACATCTTCTGGGCGGCCCGCTGA
- the dapA gene encoding 4-hydroxy-tetrahydrodipicolinate synthase, whose product MSSFQGIWVPIVTPFHNGAIDFAALRRLSAHLLESGVAGLVVCGTTGEAAALDKDEQLAVLDAVLEQAPAGRVIMGLAGNNLKSLLSLQQEILKRPVAALLVPAPYYIRPSQAALESFFHSVADASSVPLIVYDIPYRTGVNLDKDTLLNIVRHPRIAAVKDCGGSLDKTLALLASGAVEVLCGEDLQLFNALCLGASGAIAAAAHIRPELFVQLQRQVMDQQLDAARASFRQLVPLIQALFAEPNPAPVKALLAHQGLIEPHLRAPMQDCSAATAAHLQHLLAGLP is encoded by the coding sequence ATGTCATCGTTTCAAGGAATCTGGGTCCCCATCGTCACGCCCTTTCACAATGGCGCCATCGACTTTGCCGCCCTGCGCCGACTCAGCGCCCATCTGCTGGAAAGCGGCGTGGCCGGGCTGGTGGTCTGCGGCACCACCGGCGAGGCCGCGGCCCTGGACAAGGACGAGCAACTGGCGGTGCTCGACGCCGTGCTCGAACAGGCCCCCGCCGGGCGCGTCATCATGGGCCTGGCGGGCAACAACCTGAAATCGCTGCTGAGCCTGCAGCAGGAAATCCTCAAGCGCCCGGTGGCGGCCCTGCTGGTGCCCGCGCCCTATTACATCCGCCCCTCCCAGGCGGCCCTGGAAAGCTTCTTCCACAGCGTCGCCGATGCCTCCAGCGTGCCGCTGATCGTCTACGACATTCCCTACCGCACCGGGGTCAACCTGGACAAGGACACCCTGCTCAACATCGTGCGCCATCCGCGGATCGCCGCCGTCAAGGACTGTGGCGGCAGCCTGGACAAGACCCTGGCGCTGCTGGCCAGCGGCGCGGTAGAGGTGCTGTGCGGCGAGGACCTGCAACTGTTCAATGCCCTGTGCCTGGGGGCCAGCGGCGCCATTGCGGCGGCGGCGCACATTCGTCCGGAGTTGTTCGTGCAGTTGCAGCGCCAGGTCATGGACCAGCAGCTGGATGCCGCCAGGGCCAGCTTCCGGCAACTGGTGCCCTTGATCCAGGCGCTGTTCGCCGAACCCAACCCGGCGCCGGTGAAGGCCCTGCTGGCCCATCAGGGTCTGATCGAGCCACACCTGCGGGCCCCGATGCAGGATTGCAGCGCTGCCACCGCCGCCCACCTGCAACACCTGCTGGCCGGCCTGCCCTGA
- a CDS encoding GNAT family N-acetyltransferase: MSSSTTRTTRLLLRPPTLADLPQACAIHGDPQTHRFNPSGPDSAEATSDRLHSWIAHWQQYGFGYWAIARLDAPQQLIGFGGLMRAHFGQEAGLNLYFRFTPQAWGQGFANEMAQAALQLAFGELLAPRVTGLVRPDNLPSRRALERLGMTLDGELEDFPGQPPSLLYRLNAQDHRMIRSG, encoded by the coding sequence ATGTCATCGTCCACCACCCGCACCACACGCCTGCTGTTACGTCCACCGACCCTGGCCGACCTGCCGCAGGCCTGCGCCATCCACGGCGACCCGCAGACCCACCGCTTCAACCCCAGCGGCCCCGACAGCGCCGAAGCCACCAGCGACCGGCTGCACAGCTGGATTGCCCATTGGCAGCAGTACGGCTTTGGCTACTGGGCCATCGCCCGGCTGGACGCACCGCAGCAGCTCATCGGCTTTGGCGGGCTCATGCGGGCGCACTTCGGGCAGGAGGCCGGGCTGAACCTGTACTTTCGCTTCACCCCCCAAGCCTGGGGCCAGGGTTTCGCCAACGAGATGGCCCAGGCGGCCCTGCAACTGGCCTTCGGCGAACTGCTGGCGCCCCGGGTCACCGGCCTGGTACGGCCCGACAACCTGCCGTCCAGGCGGGCCCTGGAACGCCTGGGGATGACCCTGGACGGCGAGCTGGAGGATTTTCCCGGGCAGCCACCGAGCCTGCTGTACCGGCTCAACGCCCAGGATCACCGGATGATCCGCAGCGGATGA
- a CDS encoding putative bifunctional diguanylate cyclase/phosphodiesterase, which yields MLNHKPIILIVDDQVNDLRILGQALQDLGEVYVATQGSQALEVARQCHPDIVLLDIEMPDMDGYSVCELIKSDPRLCQASVIFVTSHRQTEHELRALRLGGADFLQKPINVPIARARVEAHIKLGEESRRLANYDPLTQLPNRQLLHDRTEQAIRQAAAGQGLVGLLSIDIDHFKVINDTSSHREGDAVLQEIALRLRHCCRLTDTLSRQGGDEFMLLVPELNTVDDLSECAERVMQTIAQPLVIGPSRYDLTASIGISVYPDDSLDAESLLQHADAAAHQAKQAGRGQYRFFDHPTHQRVRARHQLEQEMRTALEQERFEVFYQAKVDLRLQRVVGVEALLRLRDEHGRMISPAEFIPLAEDCGLIVPLGRWVLRQACRAIRQWNEQGHAISVSVNISPLQFSDPQFLDLVKQALAESAIEPRTLELEITEGVLALVDGEHSCDLLSDLKALGVSIAIDDFGTGYSSLAYLKRLPIDVLKIDQSFVRDMVSDPSDAAITQAIIQLGLALGLQLVAEGVETEEQARALSAQGCHVMQGFLYCRPLSYPNMSEYLAAGRLPALP from the coding sequence ATGCTCAATCACAAGCCGATCATTCTGATCGTGGACGATCAGGTCAATGACCTGCGGATACTCGGTCAGGCGCTTCAGGACCTGGGCGAGGTCTATGTCGCCACCCAGGGGAGCCAGGCCCTGGAAGTGGCCCGCCAATGCCACCCGGACATTGTCCTGCTGGACATCGAAATGCCCGACATGGATGGCTACTCGGTGTGCGAGCTGATCAAGTCCGACCCGCGGCTGTGCCAGGCCTCGGTGATCTTCGTCACCTCGCACCGCCAGACCGAGCACGAATTGCGCGCATTGCGCCTGGGCGGCGCCGATTTTCTGCAAAAACCGATCAATGTGCCCATTGCCCGGGCGCGGGTCGAAGCCCATATCAAGCTGGGCGAAGAGTCCCGGCGCCTGGCCAACTACGACCCCCTGACCCAGTTGCCCAACCGTCAATTGCTGCACGACCGCACGGAACAGGCCATTCGCCAGGCCGCCGCGGGCCAGGGGCTGGTCGGCTTGCTGTCGATCGATATCGACCACTTCAAGGTCATCAATGACACCAGCAGCCATCGCGAAGGCGACGCGGTGCTGCAGGAAATCGCCCTGCGCCTGCGCCATTGCTGCCGCCTGACCGACACCCTGAGCCGCCAGGGCGGCGATGAGTTCATGCTGTTGGTGCCCGAGCTGAACACCGTGGACGACTTGAGCGAATGCGCCGAGCGGGTCATGCAGACCATCGCCCAGCCGCTGGTGATCGGCCCGTCGCGCTATGACCTGACCGCCAGCATCGGCATCAGTGTCTATCCCGATGACAGCCTGGACGCCGAGTCCCTGCTGCAGCACGCCGACGCCGCAGCGCATCAGGCCAAGCAGGCGGGGCGCGGGCAGTACCGCTTCTTCGACCACCCGACCCATCAGCGGGTCCGTGCCCGGCATCAGTTGGAACAGGAGATGCGCACCGCGCTGGAGCAGGAGCGCTTCGAGGTGTTCTATCAGGCCAAGGTCGATCTGCGCCTGCAGCGGGTGGTCGGCGTCGAAGCCCTGCTGCGTTTGCGCGACGAGCACGGCAGGATGATCTCTCCCGCCGAGTTCATTCCCCTGGCCGAGGATTGCGGGCTGATCGTGCCCCTGGGGCGCTGGGTGTTGCGCCAGGCGTGTCGGGCGATCCGCCAATGGAACGAACAGGGGCATGCCATCAGCGTCAGCGTGAACATCTCGCCGCTGCAGTTTTCCGATCCGCAGTTTCTCGATCTGGTCAAGCAGGCGCTCGCGGAAAGCGCCATCGAACCCCGGACCCTGGAACTGGAAATCACCGAAGGGGTGCTGGCGCTGGTGGACGGCGAGCACAGCTGCGACTTGCTCAGCGACCTGAAGGCCCTGGGGGTGAGCATCGCCATCGATGATTTTGGCACTGGCTATTCCAGCCTGGCCTACCTCAAGCGCTTGCCCATCGATGTGCTGAAGATCGACCAGAGTTTCGTGCGGGACATGGTCAGCGATCCCAGTGACGCGGCGATTACCCAGGCCATCATCCAGCTGGGGCTGGCCCTGGGCCTGCAGCTGGTCGCCGAGGGCGTGGAGACCGAGGAACAGGCCCGGGCCCTGTCCGCCCAGGGCTGCCACGTGATGCAGGGTTTTCTGTACTGCCGTCCGCTGTCGTACCCCAACATGAGTGAGTACCTGGCCGCGGGCCGCCTGCCGGCGCTGCCCTGA